A window of Acinonyx jubatus isolate Ajub_Pintada_27869175 chromosome B2, VMU_Ajub_asm_v1.0, whole genome shotgun sequence genomic DNA:
CTCTCACCCGTCCCCACAGGATAGCGCTGCCCTCTACTGGGACCTGAGAAATGGCATCCGGGCAAGGCCCAGGTCCTCCCAGGCAGGAGTGTGAAGAGACTGCCCCGTCTGCTACTTCTGGTAAGGGtctttctgccctcctcccccatcccacagCCACCAGGGCTGTCTGAGAGGATGGAGAGAGCAGGAGTGGACAGGGCCAGGCCAGACTTACAGGCAGGCTCTCCTGCCCCCCGTTCACTCACCTTGGGTAAAGCAGAAAGCATCTCCCCACCCAGTGCAGGTGTGTGCAGGTGACCTCAGAAGCTGCAGTGCCGTCCAGGTTAAGCCCTGGAAGTGGGGAGGAGtctgggcctgggggtggggggcagaggctaGGAGAGGCCTGGGAGTGAGCGTGAGGTGGGCACCACGCCATCTCCAGGAAGAGAGGCAGGACGGGGTGAGGAGAAGAATGAAGAGTGGGGCGTGGCTATTCTATTCCTACagtaggagaaagaaggaagttcCTAGGCTTATCACCCCGGCAGCCCTGCTGACTGGTGAAAGCGATTGTTATGACTTTGGGGAGGAAGTAAGATGGctgcctttcttcccttttccaaggGGACCATCAAAGGGCTGCGATTCCCAGCCCACTACAGACTGCTCCCTGGGCTTTGGGTTCAGTCCCCTGTATGTCACTGTGTCCCTATGTAACTCTTCTGGACCCAAAGCTGGAATTCTAAATTTTGTTTCCCACATTCCCCGAGCCATAAGGGCTACCCAGCCTGTACACACTAAAACTCAGGGGCCCACATGCCTGGGATTATGTCCTGGCTCCACTGCTCATTCttgactgtgtgaccttgtacAAGTTATGTAAACACCCCGTGCCTCAGTGTCCCACCTGTAAACTGGGGTGTTCGTCTGCTTCACAAGGCTATTATGAGGCTTCAGTGAAACGTGCTAGAAAAATATCCTATACGCGATAAGCACTAGTTGTTAACTAAGGGCTGGAGTAGGGACACTTCTGTTCACGGGTGAGGACAGCCGAGGCCTTGAGGAAGAAAGACCCATCCACAAAGCATGGGGCCGTCCAGCCCTTCCTCCCTGACTCCTGGCTTTGATCCTCAGAGGAGCAGGTAGCCCGGGACACCGAGGAGGTTTTCCGCAGCTATGTTTTTCACCGTTATCAGCAGGAGCAGGAGGCTGAGGGGGCAGCTGCGCCTACTGACCCAGAAATAGTCACCTTGCCCCTAGAACCTAGCAGGTGAGCAATGGCCCTCTGGGCCCACGGGGGTATCTTCAAGGAGGCGGAGGCTCACATGGGGCCGCTGTGCAGGTCCTGGGAACTGGGGAGGCCCTTTTTATTTGGggctcccccctgcccctgcccaccccccccccccccccccgatcggGGATCTTGGACCCTTTATAGAATATGCCTGTCCCGTGATCCTGCACTCTGCCCTCATGTCTGAGAACACGGTCAGGAACTTCCAAGGAGGGGTCCACAAGGCCAGGGGCATCTTGGGCAGAACCCCTTCTCCCCGAGtccaggccccagccctgcccgcccTCTGCCTGCTCACCTACCTGCCTCCTGTTCTCCAGCACCATGGGGCAGGTGGGTCGGCAGCTCGCCATCATTGGGGACAACATCAACCAGCGCTACGATTCAGAGTTCCAGGCCATGCTGCAGCGCCTGCAACCCACAGCAGAGAACGCCTATGAACTTTTCACCAAGATTGCCTCAAGGTagccctggccctggcctctGTGCTGCGCTGTCACCCCCGCACTGTGCCCTGCCCGTGGGATGGGAGATACACGCTTCTCTGTCAGTGTCAAGAGACATGTGCACCACCCCTTGTCTGCTGTTGACTCACACATGGCCTCGggccctgtctttctctctctgggccccagaCTGCCCCTCTTTGGTATATAAGCTCACAGCTCTTGTGAGCTTGGGCACTCGGGACTGGACCAGATAGATCAGGACTATAGAGATGCCGGAGTAGGGATGTCCCCAGAGCTCCCCAGCCCAGCTGAGACACAGCTGGCCTTCTGATCTGGAACCATATTTCATACCAAAAATGGTCAGATTGCTAATGCCCTGGAAATGGCTTCCCTTTGCTACAGTGTGGTGTCCGAAAGGCCATCTGGTGTGGCTAGAGAGCCCACATGCCTGGGTCAAATCTCAGCTTTGCCACTTACCGGCTTTGTGAATCTATGGCCCTCAGTCcccacatctgtaaaatagaggaaAGACGCTTAGAACAGTGTCCAGACTTAAAGGTGTCATCTGCTGTTACGCCTGGGTTAGGAGTCAGCGTCGAGGTGACTGAAGCTGGGGTGAAGGTAGGAGGAGGCAACTGATCGAGGATTAGCGCCCAGAGCTGAAACATCCTGCCCCTGTCCTTCGAGGCCTTCCCCACTCCACTCTGATTCCAGGTCCTGTCCTAACCTcctctttgtccttttctctctgctgtcTCTCGGGCTGCCAGGCCAGCAGCAACACCCACAGGTAATCTCCCTGCTGCTTCCGTCCGCTTGctctgccttccctgctctctgcccctctgcacttGTGGCGCTGGGGCCACAACATGGCGGCAGCACCCCGCTCAGACGCCCTCTGAGTTTCCTCTTTTCACAGAGATGCAGGTTCTTCCCAAACTGAGGCCAGGCTGGGGCAACCTCTGCCACCTTGAGTCACAGCTAAGCCATTTTGCTTTCCAGCTGGGAGCGGGGTGGGTTGCCACCGGACGGTGGGAGAGAAGAAGCAGGCTGAAGGGCCCTCTGGGGGTCTCCACTGACAATATCAACACTCTACCTGCAGTCTATTTGAGAGCGGCATCAACTGGGGCCGAGTGGTGGCTCTCCTGGGCTTTGGCTACCGCCTGGCTCTACACATCTACCAGCACGGCCTGACCGGCTTCCTGGGCCAGGTGACCAAACTGGTGGTCGACGTCATGCTGCGTCACTGCATTGCCCGGTGGATTGCGCAGAGGGGCGGCTGGGTAAGTGCCCAAGCGTCGgcagcctcctccctgctgctgggctgcctctctcccagccccaccccagccctggagTGCCTGTATGTGCCGTCAGcccttctatctctgtctcttggCAGGTGGCAGCCCTGAACTTGGGAAATGGCCCCATCGTGAACGTGCTGATAGTTCTGTCTGTGGTTCTGTTGGGCCAGTTTGTGGTACGAAGATTCTTCAAATCATGACTCCCAGAGGGGCCCTTTGGGGTCCTAGCTGAGACCCCTGCCTGGGCTTTAGCCAAGCCGTCTCCCATCCCCCCCTTCTCTACAGGGGTCCCCCCTCAAGAATACAGAAGCTTTAGCAAGTGGACACTCCAGCTTTGGGAGGGCCCCTGCATGGGGGTCAGTTAGGCTGCCAGGGGTGCCCCAACATTGCATGGTGCTAATGggccccctctctgggccccatcCTGTCAGAGAGGGGCTATAGCCTTCTTCCTCAGCTCTCTGGGACACCCTCAGCCCTATCTATTGGGCACTGGGGAGATTTACAACTTGGGGAAGCAAGAGGCTAAGagtcactctccctcaaaatttttaatggttatatcTTTATGTAATACCCTTGGAaggaccctccccccacccattccCACCATTCTCCCCACGCCAGGAAGTCTGGGTGTGGGAGTTAGTAGACTACCCTGTGTTCCCCAGGATTCAGCTAGGTGTTCTAGAAGGTCAGAGCTTGATtgctgggcctggagcccagCCCTGGCCCTTCCTAAGCTCTCCCCCTGctccactcccccccaccccatatcaCCGTTGCAGTGGACTCTCAGGGATTCTGGGCCTCAGTGTGGGGTAGAGATGGAGTTGAGGGTGCAGACCAGAGCTGTCAGAACCTCATCAGCAGCCCCCAAGCCCCCCTCCCAAGATCCTcagttctctcccttcccctcatcTATTACCACTTAAACCCAACCTATTCACTACAAGTGAAGTCCACCCTGCCCCCATCACTCCAAATAAGGAAGGAGGGGTCTTGGGTAAGTGGAGTGCTGAGGTTCCCTCCTTGCCCAGCCTACAGAATTTAGGACTGGTTTGTTATTGTCAGGGAAAGGGGGTAAGGAACTCGTCTTGAGGTTTCTGAGAAAAGAGCTGTTAATGCCACTAGGAACCCTGGGGTTGGGATCTTCCCTCACGGCCTGGGCACAGTGTAATCCGGGGGTGTGGATGGGGAAACTGTGAATACTTGAACTCTACACCCCCCTGACCCCCCACTCTCCACACTCCTCACCTGCCTAAGCCCCTCCTGTGGGTGCGGTGGGAATGCTTTGTCTATCTTGCACAGTCTAGGGGTTTGGGGGTAGATTAAGCCAAATGCAGGGAGGGGATGCAGACGGAACCCACTGGCCAGCCCCCACCTTCTGAGTGTGTCTGAAATAAACTGCAATCTCTGATTCCCATTTGGTAATTTTTATATCCTCTGCTACCCGTCCCTCGGATTGGGGGAGCCTGGGCGAGCCTCGCATTTACCTGGTTTATTACTGGATAAAAGCTCATATTAGGCCTCCAGAATCCAGTAGAGGGCTGGGTGTGGTtttcccaggccccagccccctaCAAGGCCtaggcccctccccacctttcctGGCCCCTTCTCCAGGCACTTCTCATCTCTGTGTCCCAGGCAAGTTTCCCACCCTTTAGGAAGTTGGGAGACTCCAAGTTGCTGGGCTCTGGCTGGTAGAGCCTCTGCATATGCCTGGGGACTCCTAGAGGCCACCTTAGGCTTGCTTTGAATGCCTCTCTCCCTGGGGCCTCCATCCATGCTGGCCCAAAAAGCCCTTCACCCCCACACCTGGCTCTGCCTGGGACACAGTGTCCCAGTCCTCTCTTCCCCATGTCCCCCACAACCAGCACACACAGGGCTTTTGATTCCAGGAATTTTGTGCTACATAGGAGTCCCTATGGGAAAAGGCAGCTAGGAGTGATAAAAATAACAAGCACGGGGTCGTTCAAATGTTCCAAAGTCTTTCCAGTCCTGGGCACCCTGGTCTGTGTTTCTGACACCTTTCCAAAATGGTCACGTGCAAGTCCTAAAGGATTTAGGGGCTTCACTTGCACTCTCTGAGGGGGTCTTGCCAATCCCCTCTCCCTTTGGACTTGGTCTTCAGACAGTCCAAGTACAGACTGCACCTTTGGATATCCCGCCCCCCTGCAGCTGGAAGGGTGGTGGCTACAAAGCAGCCTGCAATCTGCAGGGAAAGTTCACAGACAACCTACACCGAACACATACTACGAGCCACGCCTTATGCGGAGAATTTATCATCCACGCCCAATCAGTAGGTTTTATAGCTGGTGACCTGGGGGattgggaggtggggctggggctttAAACTCCCAACTTTACAGTTATataaaggaaactgaggtacctGCCCAGAGTCACCAGGTAGAATGGGCGGGAGCTGGCACTTGCCACCAGGGTACTGGCTCGAAGTTTTACGTAGAAGCCGACCAGGTGGGGAACGGGGCCGTTGGTCTGCAGCACAGGCCCGCCAAGGGGTCAGCGGGGAGGGGGTATATCCTTCCCCCTAACCCCCGCGCGCAGCCGCCGCACTACCGCCCCAAGGCTCAGAAGACCGTGGAGGCGGGCGGGCTGCCCGAATTCAAGATGGCCGTCGCCGCACCGAGCACGCCAGCGTGCCCTCTGGTGGGCGGGGCCCCCGGGCGCACCTCCCCACTGGGTTTTGAGAACCGCTGGAAGACTTTCATTGGAAGAAGGCGGGCTGGCAGTGGCGCGAACTGTGGCGGTCTCTGCCCCTGTAAGGAAGGAGTTGGAACTCTATCCTGTAAGGCATGAGGAGCCCCAAAACGTTTGGCTGGAGTCTACCCTGGTCCCCTCCACTCCACCCTTTATTCCTCCAGAATGAAGTTTCCAAAACCGAAATCTAAGTGCATTCCGGGGTTGCCGAAAGGAAGGCGTGAGAAGTTGGGAGGCATAGGATAAGGCAGGGGTTTATGGGGGTGCAGGGGAGCAGATGGATAGGCAGGTATTAAGGAAGTTAAATTCTCAAAATGGTGGTTCTTCTGAAATCGTAGCTTCGTTTCCATCAAAGAGGTCTAGATTCCTGAGTCTTTGGGGCCAGTGATTTGGGGCAGTCCAGCCCCGGGAGAGAAGCGTGTTTGGGTGTCGTCTGCTCAGTTGAGCGGTGTGGGTATGAAATCCACCTTGGCCTTGTACCCGGcatctccctgcctccccgccccaccccacagTTTACCTTCATGTGTCTGCTAGTTTACCTCGtctgaaaaaagtttatttcaggtCACTAGGTGTCCATCCAGACAAAATCCTTCCTTTGCCCAAACCACTCAGTGAAATGAATAAGTTTATGACCTAACCATCTGAATagctttgaaataaattaaaattaattcattaattaaaataaaaccaccaccaTATCCTTCTCCAGTTGTACCCACCTCAGATGTAAAGGCCCCGATCAAAGACACTTGTAAAATATGGATTTAATTCAATCTCTAAtcctgtgtgtgagtgtgtgtgtgtgtgtgtgcgcgcgcgcacgcacgcacgcgcgtgCCTGACAGGGAGAGATGGAATGGAGTTACCAAAGATTGCTGGAAGTGTCCAAAGGTCAGGAACCAGAAAACCAGCAAACCCAGCTTCTGGGGCATGTTCACCAATTGCTGGACATGTTAAAAAGGTAAACACCAGACTATGGCATATCAAAGATGTGGGGGAGGTGAAATTCAGCCCACCGGATAATAAGGGAACAAAAAGCAGTGATCTGGCCTATTGACCATAGGACAGGTAGCAGATCCCCAGCAAACTGTATGAATGATCCAGTAGAGGGGCAGCCTCACAAGACCAAGGTCAGGTGATGAACTAATATGAGCAGAAAACAGACTTTTCTGAGAAAATCACTTAATAGCTGAAGGGGCTAAAGCCACAGAATCTCCCTCCACCTGGAGTATGGGATTTGGCAACCAAATGGAGGGGAGAGCATGAAGGTGTGCAAGTGACATCTGGAGAGTAACATCTGAGTAGGCATCCATTGTTGAAATCAACATGCAAATCAGAAAAACTCTCTGCTCCACTTATCTCAACTCTTGCTTTGCAATCTTGGAATCATTCCTGGTGCCTAATGCTTCAACTTTTCCCAGCTTTGTCTAAGAACACAGCAGGAAGACAGTTCTTCAAAGTTGCCTGCTTCACCACATCACACAGTGAAACTACTTCGCAACATTCAGACTTTTGTGATGATTGGCCCCACACAGGCTGCACTCACCAACCTTCTCATGTTTGGATCTGACCCCTTTCTCACCTGACCTCTGACTTTACTGAGAGAAACTTCTCCAATTCATTTCTGGCAGGCAGTGAGGCTTCCTCTagaatgggatcattttcttggTAAAATTCTCAGGTGGACCACACCAGGGAAAGATGGGGTGAATTTGGCACCGTCCAGCATCTCTGAATTGGGGGTGTTGTGAATCAGAGTGCAAGGGAAGCTCTGGGTTGGGCTTAGAGATATGGGTTCCCGTGTTTACTGAAAAAGAACGAGGTTTCTAGGATCCTGAGTAACAATGCTGCTGGGCTGTGTGAGAGAAGAGTTCTGTGTAGGTTCAGAGCAAAGTGCTACCCTAGTGAGGGTGTGGGGCAatccctcctccccgccccccccttatATAGTGATATGTAATATAGTGTATAGtataacatgtagtgtaatagaagagactgtcttcatatGGACTTAGAATCCTTAACACATCCTTTAAACAAAGATATAAATACCGTAtccacattattttcattttttaaaagatatctctatgcccaacgtgggggtcaaacccacaaccccaagatcaagagtcactgctccaccaactgagccagccaggcacccctatttctattttttaaaacattaaatcatCTCAAAACCCCATTGTGGACAGTGGAGGGATCAGAGTGAGGAGAGGGATTCCTCTCCAGAGAAAGTCGTTTTTCTTCCGTCTCACAAAACGCCTCCTAGATATGTCCCCTACCCATTACACTTAGACGAAAGAGAGACCCTGGGATTTCTCCACATTAATCTGAGTTTTCGGGAAATGCTGTAGTggcaaaaaaggagaaaggaggaaatgaacaTGTGTTGAGTTATTATACTTATGACAGATGTCTCGTTTGGCTGTATAGCTCTCTAAGACAGaaattactattcccattttacagatgaagaaaaaaaagtttactaaaGGAAGAACAGGATGGTATAAAGTAATGGTTAGTTGCATCATTCACTCTAACATAAgtgttatttttgttactttgcatagataaataatataaattaatacatttattagttttgtttaaaCCAAGTTTTACATTTAGAAGGACAATTATCAGACTTTTCTTTAGTTATAGGGAAAAATCAATAAGATGATTGTAGAATTATGGcaagaaaaatatgaacagaaaacattttattctaccACCACCTCCAGGAGGAAAATAGAAATGACTAAAAgtaagtccaggggcgcctgggtggctcagtcgattgagcggcTGCtccagctcatgtcatgatctctcagtctgtgagtttgaaccctgcgtcgggctctgtgctgacagcttagagcctggagcctgcttcggattctgtgtccccctccctcgctgccccccccccccactcatgctctctctctgtctcagaaataaacattaacaaaaaattttttttaattttttcaacgtttttttatttatttttgggacagagagagacagagcatgaacgggggaggggcagagagagagggagacacagaatcagaaacaggctccaggctctgagccatcagcccagagcctgacgcggggctcgaactcacggaccgcgagatcgtgacctggctgaagtcggacgctttaaccgactgcgccacccaggcgccccccaaattttttttaaataaaaaaaaaaaaaagtaaagtaagtcCATAATGTTACTTCATTTGtgtaaggtcaggaaaaagattTTTGAAGATTGAGAtagtctgtgtgtgtttttaatatgtgtataatatttaaaagaagttgGCATGTTAGAGAATCTGATAGATCAGTCTTGTGATTTCAAATTGAATCATGTAATTTATCTTAGACTTGTAATTTGAAGCTGAAAGGTATCAGTAATTTGATTATGTTTGTAAACAGTATTGAAATCTTTAAGATAACTTGATTTGCTACATTTAGAAGCTTGAATTATTAGGCTTATGAGAGTCATTTACATGCTTAAGGTTTTTTCTTGTTTGACTTGTAAATTTGCCCTATGAGGAATTTGAGTTGCTTGAAAAAATCcagtatattaaatttataaatgtagcTTAAATATGTAAGAGAATTTAATTAGCTAGCTTTGTAAGTGGCAAGAGTAATGTTCAAGCAAATTTAATATGTCAAGCCCATGGGCTAATTGAACATTAATCAAGGAACAagttattgcttttatttttatacaaaaattacaaGATTTCTAAATAGAACATCCAAGTTATGCaagttaaacttaaaaacttaaagaaaatctgTTTGTAAATTTACCACTTTAATTAATTGAAAATTGATTTAAACATAAGCAACTGCAAATAGTATAGCTGAACCCAAGTTCATCTGCCTGACGCGTAGCAAAGCCAAGCACTGAGATGTCCAGTACGCAGCAAGGAAATGGCTTGAGAGGCAGcaaaaggaggagacagaagagacTGGCTCAACTCTGCCTCCTTCAAGTCAGAGtagaataaatttttataatcttaGGGGTTGGGATTACATACATATCGATGCAAACAGCAGGTAAACTCATGAGTATTCATGAGGAAAGATGGAGCATGTGCACTGAGCACACGTACATGTAACATACATCCCATGTTCACTTTGGGGTGGAGATGTAACATTACAATGAAGCAAAATTTGGCCCCTGATGTCAGGAGGTCATCTGTAGGACAAGAGGGGTTATGCACATGCTCTGAAAGCCGGTATACACTGGATGGGATCTTGGGCTTATTATCTCAGGGACAGAATGCAGGGCATTGCTTGTTCTCGGGCTGGAACCGTATCAGTGACCTTCATTTATGTCAGTCCAGCCCTCTATGGACACAGCTAGTGGGTTTGTTAGTGGGATctgtaaagaaataatagctgattAGGGAGAGACAGATCTctgaaaaacaagctttaaatTTCCTGTTAGTCTTAACCTCATTAATCCTATGGGGCACATTTTTATTCCCCCCAAGTTATGATCATTCCTCATTCTTGAAGGAATTGGGACAACGATCGCTTTGGCTACTTCCTGCTGGAAAAGTGTGCAGTTTCAGGGTCTGAGGGATGAAACAACTTTGTACTTTGTTGGAAATATTCCCTGGTACTTGGCTTAATATGTACATTCTGCATAACCAAAATATTAGTTCCTTCTTTGGCCATTTTGGAGCAACATTGGAAACCACACTTGATTAGTACATatccaattaataaatgaaaagtgataagggcaagctgaggacaaagcaTATGCTagcaaccacccccccccccaccccatatgtgtgacattcctcaggcactcctagctgcccaagaacaaaggaaaggacagaaaacaaacgGTTaaagagtctccatcagtttacaaatatcttagtaatattacatgaaaagggcaatcttatcaacagccGA
This region includes:
- the BAK1 gene encoding bcl-2 homologous antagonist/killer, whose product is MASGQGPGPPRQECEETAPSATSEEQVARDTEEVFRSYVFHRYQQEQEAEGAAAPTDPEIVTLPLEPSSTMGQVGRQLAIIGDNINQRYDSEFQAMLQRLQPTAENAYELFTKIASSLFESGINWGRVVALLGFGYRLALHIYQHGLTGFLGQVTKLVVDVMLRHCIARWIAQRGGWVAALNLGNGPIVNVLIVLSVVLLGQFVVRRFFKS